The nucleotide sequence TATTTTTTGCATCTCCGTGCAGATTCTATTGCTTAAAAGGAGGTCGATACAATGTACGTAGCCCAAGGCCGCAACTTTTTGGACAATCGTGTTGACGTGATCCCCTCTCCCAGCCTGAAGGATCGTCACGCGACCATTCGTTACGAGGGGTTGCTCCAGAAATGTGGTGCCGACCGGGTCTTCATTCATTACGGCTTCGACGGCTGGAAGAGCAACTCTTTCGCCGAGATGCGGCGTGAACCCGACGGCTCATTCGCCTGCTCCATCCCGATGCAGGGCGATAGTGAATGCAACTTCTGCTTCAAGGATGCCGCGAACAACTGGGACAACAACAACGGGTGGAACTGGGCCACCGACATCAGATACTGATCCCCCCACCTGAACCGCCACGCGGAACCGAGGTTCACCACCTTAGAAAAAGGGCGCGTTACGCGTCCTTTTTTGTGCCGGCCGCCGGGCCATGGTATGATGAGATTTGAGGAGTGTGTTTGCCGATGGTGTATTCCGACGCCCTCCGGTACCGGTGGACCAAGGCCGCCCGGGAAAAGGTGGAGATGCTGCGCCGCCTTCATCCCGAGGATGACCGTCGTCAACTGGCCCAAAAACTGATCACCGACAAGGCGGTGACCTGCGGCGCGGTCGGGGCGCTCACCGCCCTGCCGGCCATCGTGCCGGGATTCGGCACGCTGATCGCGATCCTATCCGGGGTGATGGTGGACGTGATGGTACTGGGTGCCCTCCTCTACCGGTTGGTGCTGGAGATGGCCATTGTCTACGACCGCAACCCTGATGCTGTTGAAGTACAGAAGGAAGCCCTCTGGGTCTTCGGCATGGCCGCCGGAGTGCAGTCGGCGGGCAAAAAGGCGGCCCGGATCACCGCCGGGCACCTGTCCGCCCAGATGGCCGCCACCGGGATGAACCGGCCGCTCATTTTCCTGGGGTTGCGCGCCAGCCAGCGCTCGGTTCTGGGCCGGGTGATCCCCCTTTTCGGGGTGGTTGTCGCCGGCGGTATCAGTTTCTTCTTTGCCCGCGCGATCGGCAACCGCATCTTCAGGCACTACGAGGGTACCGAAAAAACACAGACCGGCCCTTGGAAGGGCCGCACCGTCGAGACGGATTACCGGGTTCTCCAGTAAAACCTATTGTCGGCCGGCCGTCCGTGAGCCCGCCGCCATGAACTTCATCAACAGCATCCCGGCCGCGAAGCCGCCTACATGCGCCCACCACGCGACCATATTGGCCGGGCCGGTGACGGCCAAAACCCCGTAGAGGAGCTGGAGGCCGATCCAGAGAAACAGGAACAGCACGGCCGGAACCTTCACGAAAGTGATGAAGAACAGAATCGGAACCAGGGCCAGGATCCGGGAACTCGGAAAAGTGATGAAGTACGCTCCCAACACTCCGGCCACCGCGCCGGAGGCCCCGATCGTCGGAATCAACGAGCCGGGAGCGCTCACGATGTGAGCCAGCCCTCCCGCGAAGCCGGCCAGGAGGTAGAACAGCAAAAACCGCCCCCGCCCCAGAACATCCTCGACGTTATCCCCGAACACCCAAAGGTAGAGCATATTCCCCAACACGTGAAACCACCCGCCGTGGAGGAACATGGAGGTCACCACCGGTATCCAGGTGTCAAGCACCAAGGGAGCCTGTAAAAACATCTGAATCTGCAGGGCGGGCACGATTCCGAAAGCAGTCACTAACCGCTGCAGCTCACCTGGAGAAAGCGCGATGGAGAACAAAAAGACCGTGAGGTTGGCGACGATGATGGCAACGGTGACGACCGGAAAGCGGCGGGTCCGGATTGTATCGCGCAGCGGTATCAACAGCAGCCCCTCCTGCCCGGATCCGGGCCCGCGATTTTAAAAACCTTGCTTCCAGTATGCCCGGCACCGGCCGTGGTGATCGCTTCCGCCCCGCACCTAAAGGTTGCGTTCCAGAATGGCGGTCAGGTCGGCGCGAGTCGCCTTGCGGGGGTTGGCCGCCAGAGAAGCGCTTTCAAGCGCCCCGGCAACCAGTTCGGGGACAGCCTCCCCGGTCAGGCCGAGAGCGCCGAGCTTCTCCGGCAACCCCAGCCGGGCCGACAGGCGGACCACATAATGGTGGAAGCGCCCGGCCGCCTCGGAATCCGAAGCGCTTGGCTGAGCCACGCCGATGGTCCGGGCCAATTGGGCGTACTCGTCTTCGGCCACGGCCATGTTGAATTCCACCACGTAAGGCAAAAGCACCCCGCATACCAATCCGTGCCCCAAGCCGTAACGCGCACCGACCGGAGACGCCAGGGCGTGCACCGCGCCGGCCCGCGCCGTGTTGAGCGCCATTCCGGCCAGTACGCTGCCCAAAAGCATGCTTTCCCGGGCGTCCCGGCGCCCGGGATGGTGGCAGGCCGTGTAGAAATTCTGCGCGATCAGGCGTACGGCCTCCCGGCTCAACGCGTTCGTATACGGGGTGGCCCAGCGGGAGGTGAAGGCTTCAACGGCATGCGTGAACGCGTCCATTCCGGTCTGCGCGGTCAAGCTCCGCGGCATGGACATGGTTAAAATGGGATCGGCCACGACCGTGCGGGCCATCCACCAGTCCGAGCGCACGCTTTGCTTCCGCCTGGTTGGCGGATCAATGAGCACCGCAGTCCTGGTCATTTCCGAGCCGCTGCCGGCGGTCGTCGGCACCGCGACAAAGGGCAGACCGGGGGCCAGGATCTCCCGGCCGTTCAGATAGTCCAGCGCCGGGCCGTCCGCGTGCGCCAGTCCGGCGATCATCTTGGCGGCGTCCAGTGCACTACCCCCGCCCGCACCGATCACCACCGTGCAGCCTTCTTCCCGGGCCCGGCGCCGTCCGGCTTCCACCACGTCCACCGCCGGCTCCGGCGGCACCTCCGCAAAGCTGATTACTTCGATCCCGGAAATCGCCAAGGGCTGGGTCACCCGTTCGATGTTTCCGGACTTTTTCAAGCTTTCCCGCCCCGTGACCAAAAGCGCCTTCTTGCCCAGTGCGGCCGTCTCTTCGCCCAGACGATAGGTGCTGCCCGGCCCGAAAAGCACCCTGGCCGGCGTAAGGATATCAAAAAGCAAAGAATCTTCCTCCTCCGGTGACTACCACCTAGAGAAAAGTGGCGATGTTCTTGATTTCCCGCCTTCGGGCACATATCTGGTAGTATTTTCGCGGAACGGCTGTGAATTCAGACCAGGCCGGACATTGAGCCGTGTGACTAATCGAAAACCTCTCTTCCCGGACAACCGCCCGGGAGTGAATTCAGACTTCTCCGGACATTGAGTCGTATGACCCGCAATACGTCCACTTCGCGGCACCCGGTGTCACGCGAGGCGGGCAACTCCACGGCTTTCAAGACCTCTTTCTGGACCACCAGACGTCAAATCCGGCCACTTCCTCGATCTCTCGGGTGCGTCCTCTGCCCATCAGCTGTTTTACGGCTTCGGCCGGGGACAGGCCCTCAAACAGCACCCGGTAGATCTGGTCCGTAATCGGCATTTCCACCCCGTGGATGCGGGACAACAAGCGGGCCGCCCGGGTGGTGCGCACTCCTTCGACCACCATGCGCACCGCGGCCTGGGCCTCCTCCAGCGTCTGGCCCCGGCCGATCTCAATCCCCGCCCGCCGGTTGCGGCTGTGGCGACTGGTACAGGTGACGATCAGGTCGCCCACCCCGGCCAATCCGCCGAAGGTGAGCGGGTTGGCACCGAGCCTGATCCCCAGCCGGGTGATTTCAGCCAGCCCCCGCGTCATGAGCGCCGCCTTGGCGTTGTCCCCGGATCCCAGTCCGTCGGCGATGCCCGTCCCCAGGGCGATGATGTTCTTCAAAGCCCCGCCCAGCTCCACCCCGACCGTGTCGGGATTGGTGTAGACCCGCAGGCCCGGGCTCATAAACAACGCCTGAACGGCCTCCGCAGCGGGTGCGAAGGGCGAAGAGGCGACTACGGCCGTGGGCAGGTTTCGGCCAACCTCTTCGGCGTGACTCGGCCCCGACAAGGCGACGTACCGGGAAAGGTCCGCGGCGCCCGATTCCTGAAGGTATACCTCGGATAAACGTTGGAGGGAATCCACCTCCAGCCCCTTGGCCACGTTGACCACGACCGCTTCCGCAGGCAGGTGGGCATGCGCGGCAGCCAGTACCCCGCGGAAGCCGTGGGAAGGAACGGCGAACACCACCACCGTGCTCCCCGCCAGCACCTCCTCCATCCCGGTGCTGACCCGCACCGTTTCCGGCAGTTTCACTCCCGGCAGGTACGCCACGTTTTCGCGGGTGCTTTTCAAGTTTTCGGCCAGACCGGCCCTGCGGGCCCATAACCAGACGGGGTGACCGTTGCGGGCGAGGTGTACGGCCAAAGCCGTTCCCCAGCTTCCCGCGCCCAATACGGCTACTTTATCCACCGTCACCACTCCTCTACATTTCCCGCGCGTAGCGGACCGCATTCCGAAATACCGGCAGGCCGTCCGGATCGCCGCCCTCGCCCCGGCGCCAATTCGGGTTCTGGGTCGTCTCCACGGACCTTTCCGGGTGCGGCATCAACCCCAGGATTAG is from Bacillota bacterium and encodes:
- a CDS encoding NAD(P)H-dependent glycerol-3-phosphate dehydrogenase, with the protein product MDKVAVLGAGSWGTALAVHLARNGHPVWLWARRAGLAENLKSTRENVAYLPGVKLPETVRVSTGMEEVLAGSTVVVFAVPSHGFRGVLAAAHAHLPAEAVVVNVAKGLEVDSLQRLSEVYLQESGAADLSRYVALSGPSHAEEVGRNLPTAVVASSPFAPAAEAVQALFMSPGLRVYTNPDTVGVELGGALKNIIALGTGIADGLGSGDNAKAALMTRGLAEITRLGIRLGANPLTFGGLAGVGDLIVTCTSRHSRNRRAGIEIGRGQTLEEAQAAVRMVVEGVRTTRAARLLSRIHGVEMPITDQIYRVLFEGLSPAEAVKQLMGRGRTREIEEVAGFDVWWSRKRS
- a CDS encoding rhomboid family intramembrane serine protease; its protein translation is MIPLRDTIRTRRFPVVTVAIIVANLTVFLFSIALSPGELQRLVTAFGIVPALQIQMFLQAPLVLDTWIPVVTSMFLHGGWFHVLGNMLYLWVFGDNVEDVLGRGRFLLFYLLAGFAGGLAHIVSAPGSLIPTIGASGAVAGVLGAYFITFPSSRILALVPILFFITFVKVPAVLFLFLWIGLQLLYGVLAVTGPANMVAWWAHVGGFAAGMLLMKFMAAGSRTAGRQ
- a CDS encoding carbohydrate-binding protein; translated protein: MYVAQGRNFLDNRVDVIPSPSLKDRHATIRYEGLLQKCGADRVFIHYGFDGWKSNSFAEMRREPDGSFACSIPMQGDSECNFCFKDAANNWDNNNGWNWATDIRY
- a CDS encoding iron-containing alcohol dehydrogenase codes for the protein MLFDILTPARVLFGPGSTYRLGEETAALGKKALLVTGRESLKKSGNIERVTQPLAISGIEVISFAEVPPEPAVDVVEAGRRRAREEGCTVVIGAGGGSALDAAKMIAGLAHADGPALDYLNGREILAPGLPFVAVPTTAGSGSEMTRTAVLIDPPTRRKQSVRSDWWMARTVVADPILTMSMPRSLTAQTGMDAFTHAVEAFTSRWATPYTNALSREAVRLIAQNFYTACHHPGRRDARESMLLGSVLAGMALNTARAGAVHALASPVGARYGLGHGLVCGVLLPYVVEFNMAVAEDEYAQLARTIGVAQPSASDSEAAGRFHHYVVRLSARLGLPEKLGALGLTGEAVPELVAGALESASLAANPRKATRADLTAILERNL